From the Theobroma cacao cultivar B97-61/B2 chromosome 2, Criollo_cocoa_genome_V2, whole genome shotgun sequence genome, one window contains:
- the LOC18586231 gene encoding alpha-latroinsectotoxin-Lt1a, whose protein sequence is MTESAIISIRPCTTSEEKVMDAARSGDIGTLYQLIGEDVNVFKRMNKRRFFDTPLHIASAAGKTEFAMELMYLNPSFATKLNKDGLSPLHLALQEGKTDLALSLLTINKNLVSVKGKMGYTPIHYLAMKETDRNRLTKFLNACPECIHHVTSRDETALHVAASNNNIKALEVLLRWLRKTSNCSMLQKERVLNHPNRDGDTVLHVAVSNKPPDPEMVRLLTSFRIKMKATNSRGSTALDILKCCRTQEDNINIKKCVDILGHDQCLNACRKGLWYFLELLSQWGYEIKHMSNDRGNALLVVTVLILTATYQATLSPPGGVLSLDADTNNKNVSALQIYFDTKNTTRVETKANYTAGSSVLQTIPFLWFFIPNLVAFAISFLLTCFVLLTLVSGFFSFTLILSLSMLLFCLLVSAVMIISPNNQSSNILLFCVYIIVYVTYCAIAPVLIPKIRRMFR, encoded by the exons ATGACAGAGAGTGCAATCATCTCAATACGTCCTTGCACAACATCGGAAGAGAAGGTGATGGATGCTGCTCGATCGGGTGATATTGGTACGTTGTATCAACTTATTGGGGAGGACGTAAATGTCTTTAAGCGGATGAATAAGAGGCGGTTCTTTGACACTCCACTACACATAGCTTCAGCTGCGGGAAAGACTGAGTTTGCGATGGAACTGATGTACCTAAACCCGTCATTTGCTACGAAGCTGAACAAAGATGGCTTGAGCCCCCTACACCTTGCTTTGCAAGAGGGGAAAACAGATTTGGCGCTTTCTCTGCTGACAATCAATAAAAATCTGGTTAGTGTCAAAGGGAAGATGGGTTACACTCCTATCCATTACCTAGCTATGAAAGAAACAGACCGTAATCGTTTGACTAAGTTTCTCAATGCTTGCCCTGAATGTATCCATCATGTGACAAGTCGAGATGAAACTGCTCTGCATGTTGCCGCAAGTAACAACAACATAAAAGCTCTTGAAGTTCTACTACGCTGGCTTAGGAAAACCAGTAACTGTAGCATGCTCCAAAAAGAAAGAGTCCTTAACCACCCGAACAGGGATGGCGATACCGTGTTGCACGTAGCAGTCTCCAACAAACCACCGGATCCCGAG ATGGTCAGGCTATTAACAAGTTTTAGGATCAAAATGAAAGCTACAAATTCGAGAGGTTCAACGGCCCTGGATATCTTAAAATGCTGCCGAACTCAAGAAGACAATATCAATATCAAGAAGTGTGTGGACATTTTAGGCCATGATCAGTGTCTGAATGCTTGTCGCAAAGGACTATGGTATTTTCTCGAACTGCTTAGTCAATGGGGATACGAAATTAAACATATGTCAAATGACAGGGGCAATGCTTTGCTAGTAGTAACAGTGCTGATTCTAACAGCTACTTACCAAGCCACCCTAAGCCCTCCTGGTGGTGTTTTGTCACTTGATGCTGATACCAACAACAAAAATGTTTCAGCCTTGCAAATTTACTTTGATACCAAGAACACCACCCGAGTGGAAACCAAAGCAAATTACACTGCGGGATCATCAGTACTGCAGACAATACCTTTTCTTTGGTTCTTTATTCCAAACTTGGTGGCTTTCGCTATTTCTTTCCTCCTAACCTGTTTCGTACTTCTCACTCTCGTTAGTGGTTTCTTCTCGTTTACCCTCATCCTATCCCTGTCAATGTTACTATTTTGCCTCCTGGTATCTGCAGTGATGATCATATCGCCAAATAATCAATCCAGCaacattcttttattttgtgtcTATATTATTGTGTACGTCACCTACTGTGCCATTGCACCAGTACTGATCCCCAAAATAAGGAGAATGTTTCGTTAA
- the LOC18608803 gene encoding uncharacterized protein LOC18608803, with product MAFRATGHWKSMITPLGRTHSRSFASSTTPKLKQYSTTANAAHNPRPYNKYSISGEYAPVYIVMGMLVVAISIAAHTAKQHLMHAPGVVISKKKRESISEADHPDQALASADKFLNKSFLRKVAHIQDNKRTLPDPSRPDPFTRPRTAETLKTVGVDPSHH from the exons ATGGCATTTAGAGCAACC GGACACTGGAAGTCAATGATCACTCCACTGGGAAGGACTCACAGCCGCTCTTTTGCATCATCGACTACCCCAAAGTTGAAACAATATTCGACAACCGCAAACGCGGCTCACAATCCTCGCCCTTACAACAA ATACTCAATATCAGGGGAATATGCACCGGTTTATATAGTGATGGGAATGCTTGTGGTGGCAATTTCCATCGCGGCTCACACAGCAAAGCAGCACTTAATGCATGCCCCTGGTGTGGTGATCAGCAAGAAGAAGAGGGAATCAATATCAGAGGCTGACCATCCTGATCAAGCTCTTGCTTCGGCGGATAAGTTTCTGAACAAGTCTTTTCTGAGAAAAGTGGCTCACATTCAGGACAACAAACGCACCCTTCCTGACCCTTCCCGCCCTGACCCATTCACCAG GCCTCGAACTGCAGAGACGCTCAAAACGGTTGGAGTTGATCCAAGCCACCATTGA
- the LOC18608804 gene encoding U-box domain-containing protein 44, producing the protein MSSMDFRFGIEDVGVAILQELWNRVALQTVELAKETRDVVLEKDSFREFSRSVSELNTLLQALNVRKIEAAMGSEFTKAALEKLNGQLRKALKIIKDCKSGSRLRFLLHSHSVLSQMQALVKEIAATISSFQLINLDIAVNLKSMNNQIINNLNLMEFRMAAATETIASEIQNSITQSSRNRENAVKLLEKIAEAVGVNVNAALVQNELALLKQEKEEMEVQKKQAEALQLSQLIQLLYSAEIVSRPQNEETYTYLNQYLIGSFICPLCNEMMLDPVAVFCGHSFERKAIQQYFNSGKKNCPSCREELQSLELTPNVNLRSSIEEWKKRDMDWKFQAAVPGINSNDHLRKNKALEDMQVLVEIPQYAAKAAEEGLIPKFVESLKDTRLNTRAAVKCLYCLAKYCDDQKQEIVQAGAVRRIVKRIYNGETEPDTIAILLELSKTETLIEKIGNTKDCIPLLVSLLSNSNPDISCKAQKVLQNLSSNTHFVVKMAEAGHFQPFVARFNQAAGHQETRALMAAALVNMQLKENSISDLKDKQFVHNLVHLLSSNSPACKSACIKCVKKLIQYPKMVKRFLSDPATIPLLLNLISFRSDPLLKQEAAEILALLIEACQHSQFQTYQGLQELQSEHNVSLFLQVVANSDPKFRIQFLHLLIELSNKSKTAQNLIRSNTDAVNHLFSCLDSDQPSVRIWAMKLIQCVSEGHPDGVPLPSSPVKQTAINTLASILTCSPDFEERSIAAGIISQLPKDDIDIDEILRKSDALKAIHEVICSSDEEFGGIGAPTNQDKSLLENALAALLRFTEPSKPELQRQVGELELYPSLVRVLSSGSSLAKQRTAIALAQLSRSTSLSVSDASIRAEQANSIPLLHMMKLFPDMSWCCSASTENEISCPVHGVACSQRHTFCLVKADAVRPLLQTLSDTNSGVAEAALMALETLLEDHSTLSHATAAIVDSQGVVAILQVLEKGSISAKTTALDLFHKILNHSQISDPLFQRSEGILIQLLHEDALRKKVALVLKQMNVLPEQSSYF; encoded by the exons ATGTCTTCGATGGACTTTAGATTTGGAATTGAGGATGTTGGTGTAGCAATATTACAGGAACTCTGGAACAGGGTAGCACTGCAGACAGTGGAGCTTGCCAAGGAAACAAGAGATGTTGTACTTGAAAAGGACAGCTTCCGAGAATTCTCAAGGAGTGTCTCTGAGCTAAATACACTTCTGCAGGCCTTAAATGTGAGAAAAATTGAAGCTGCAATGGGTTCAGAATTTACAAAGGCAGCATTGGAGAAATTGAATGGCCAGCTAAGGAAAGCCCTCAAGATCATCAAGGATTGCAAATCTGGAAGCCGTCTGCGGTTCTTACTGCACTCACATTCGGTGCTCTCACAGATGCAAGCTTTAGTCAAAGAGATTGCTGCAACCATTTCCTCATTTCAGTTGATTAATCTTGATATTGCAGTGAACTTGAAGAGCATGAATAACCAGATCATCAACAATCTGAATTTAATGGAGTTCCGCATGGCAGCTGCAACAGAAACAATTGCTTCAGAGATACAGAATTCAATAACCCAGAGCAGTAGAAACAGAGAGAATGCTGTAAAGCTCCTGGAGAAGATCGCTGAGGCTGTTGGTGTTAATGTAAATGCAGCTTTGGTGCAAAATGAATTGGCACTTTTGAAGCAGGAGAAAGAAGAGATGGAAGTTCAGAAGAAGCAGGCGGAGGCGCTTCAGCTTTCTCAATTGATACAGTTGTTGTACAGTGCAGAAATTGTTTCAAGGCCACAAAATGAGGAGACCTATACATACCTCAACCAATACCTTATTGGTTCCTTCATATGCCCATTATGCAATGAGATGATGCTAGATCCAGTCGCAGTTTTCTGTGGCCACAGCTTTGAGAGGAAGGCAATTCAGCAATACTTCAACAGTGGAAAGAAGAATTGCCCCAGTTGCAGAGAAGAGCTTCAAAGTTTGGAGCTTACTCCTAATGTCAACCTTCGGAGCTCTATAGAAGAATGGAAGAAAAGAGATATGGACTGGAAATTTCAAGCAGCAGTCCCTGGAATCAATTCCAATGACCATCTCAGGAAAAACAAGGCCTTAGAGGATATGCAGGTTCTGGTGGAAATCCCTCAATATGCAGCGAAAGCTGCAGAGGAAGGACTCATCCCAAAGTTCGTTGAGTCCTTGAAGGACACTAGGCTTAACACCAGGGCAGCAGTGAAATGTCTTTATTGCCTAGCTAAATACTGTGATGACCAAAAG CAAGAAATTGTTCAAGCAGGAGCTGTTCGACGCATTGTCAAGCGGATCTATAATGGTGAAACTGAACCTGATACAATTGCCATCTTGTTAGAACTGTCTAAAACAGAAACTCTCATAGAGAAAATAGGGAATACCAAGGATTGTATCCCTCTCCTGGTTTCTTTGCTAAGTAACTCCAACCCTGACATCTCATGTAAAGCTCAAAAAGTATTGCAAAATCTTTCCTCCAACACGCACTTTGTTGTGAAGATGGCTGAAGCTGGACACTTTCAGCCATTTGTTGCTCGATTCAACCAAG CTGCAGGACACCAAGAGACCCGAGCATTGATGGCTGCAGCCTTGGTAAACATGCAACTCAAAGAAAACAGCATAAGTGACTTGAAAGATAAACAATTTGTTCACAATCTGGTTCACTTGCTATCTTCCAACTCCCCAGCATGCAAATCCGCTTGCATCAAATGTGTCAAAAAGCTCATACAATACCCCAAGATGGTAAAGCGGTTCCTATCAGACCCTGCAACTATACCACTTTTGCTTAATCTCATCTCGTTTAGGTCAGATCCTCTCCTTAAACAAGAAGCTGCTGAGATTCTAGCTCTGCTGATAGAAGCTTGTCAGCATTCTCAATTTCAGACATACCAGGGGCTGCAGGAGCTTCAATCAGAGCATAATGTCAGTCTCTTTTTGCAGGTTGTAGCAAATTCTGATCCTAAATTTAGGATCCAGTTCTTACACCTGCTGATTGAGCTTAGCAACAAGTCGAAGACAGCTCAAAATCTGATACGATCTAATACAGACGCTGTCAATCACCTTTTCTCTTGCCTTGATAGTGACCAACCTTCAGTGAGAATATGGGCAATGAAGCTAATACAGTGTGTGTCAGAAGGTCATCCTGACGGCGTTCCACTCCCATCTTCCCCGGTAAAGCAAACTGCCATCAACACCTTAGCATCCATTCTCACTTGTTCACCAGATTTTGAAGAAAGATCCATTGCTGCTGGAATTATTAGCCAACTTCCAAAAGACGATATAGATATTGATGAAATACTTCGTAAATCAGATGCTTTAAAAGCCATTCATGAAGTTATTTGCAGTTCGGATGAAGAATTTGGTGGGATTGGAGCACCCACTAACCAAGACAAGTCTCTACTTGAAAATGCTTTAGCAGCACTTTTACGCTTCACTGAACCCTCCAAACCTGAACTTCAGAGGCAAGTGGGAGAGCTTGAGTTATATCCATCTTTAGTTCGAGTGCTTTCCTCAGGCAGCTCGCTGGCCAAGCAGCGAACGGCCATTGCTCTTGCACAACTATCCCGGTCCACCAGCCTGTCAGTCTCAGATGCAAGCATCAGGGCAGAGCAAGCAAACTCCATCCCACTGCTTCACATGATGAAGCTCTTCCCTGACATGTCTTGGTGCTGCTCAGCTTCAACGGAGAATGAAATTTCATGCCCCGTCCATGGTGTTGCATGTTCGCAGAGGCATACATTCTGCCTTGTCAAGGCAGATGCTGTGAGGCCACTATTGCAAACTTTGAGTGATACAAACTCGGGTGTGGCAGAGGCTGCCCTAATGGCACTAGAAACATTATTAGAAGATCACAGCACATTGTCACATGCGACTGCTGCCATTGTAGACAGTCAAGGTGTTGTGGCAATTCTGCAAGTCCTAGAGAAGGGATCCATATCTGCCAAAACAACAGCCTTGGACTTATTCCATAAGATCCTAAACCATTCACAAATTAGTGATCCACTGTTTCAGAGGTCTGAGGGAATCCTCATCCAACTGCTTCATGAGGATGCACTTCGGAAGAAAGTAGCTCTAGTGCTTAAGCAGATGAACGTTCTTCCGGAGCAATCCTCctatttctaa